A DNA window from Myxocyprinus asiaticus isolate MX2 ecotype Aquarium Trade chromosome 15, UBuf_Myxa_2, whole genome shotgun sequence contains the following coding sequences:
- the LOC127452878 gene encoding mitochondrial import receptor subunit TOM40 homolog isoform X1, which yields MGGPRRQLRRLSLTSYRCLSAVNWTALLKFFSFSMGSVLAASSPNPPPASGGGSAAGGPGLVMVPPGFTMPPVSPVPPSSGTQSGEDTEASLPNPGTFEECHRKCKELFPIQMEGVRLVVNKGLSNHFQVSHTVTLSTLGDSGYRFGATYVGSKQTGPAESFPVMVGDMDNTGSLNAQVIHQLTSRVRSKVAMQTQQHKFVNWQCDAEYRGDDFTAAVTIGNPDVLVGSGILVAHFLQSLSPALVLGGELVYHRRPGEEGTVTSLVGRYTGSNYIATLTVGGAGAHASYYHKANDQLQVGVEFEASTRMQDTSVSFGYQLDLPKANLLFKGSLDSNWVVGATLEKKLLPLPLSLALGAFLNHRKNKFQCGFGVTIG from the exons ATGGGCGGGCCAAGACGTCAACTACGTAGACTGTCCCTTACATCCTACCGGTGCCTCTCTGCCGTTAACTGGACTGCATTGCTAAAA tttttttCCTTCAGCATGGGCAGTGTGTTGGCTGCCAGCTCCCCAAACCCACCCCCAGCCTCAGGGGGTGGCAGTGCCGCAGGGGGGCCAGGTCTAGTGATGGTACCTCCAGGTTTCACCATGCCCCCAGTGTCTCCAGTCCCACCCTCCTCAGGCACACAGTCTGGGGAAGACACAGAGGCCTCTCTCCCTAACCCTGGCACATTTGAGGAGTGTCATCGAAAATGCAAAG AGTTATTCCCTATACAGATGGAGGGGGTACGCTTGGTTGTCAACAAGGGCTTGAGTAATCACTTCCAG GTTAGTCACACAGTTACTTTAAGCACACTGGGGGACTCGGGTTACAGATTTGGAGCCACATATGTGGGCAGCAAGCAAACAGGTCCTGCAGAG TCTTTCCCAGTCATGGTTGGTGACATGGACAATACAGGCAGTCTCAATGCACAGGTCATCCATCAGCTTACCAGCCGTGTACGCTCTAAAGTGGCCATGCAG ACGCAGCAACACAAGTTTGTAAACTGGCAGTGTGATGCAGAGTACCGTGGAGATGACTTTACTGCTGCTGTTACCATTGGCAACCCAGATGTTCTTGTTGGATCTG GTATCCTTGTGGCACACTTCCTCCAGTCCTTGTCTCCTGCTTTGGTACTGGGGGGTGAGCTGGTCTATCACAGGAGACCAGGAGAGGAGGGCACGGTCACATCATTAGTGGGTAGATACACGG GTAGTAATTACATTGCAACATTGACTGTTGGAGGAGCTGGTGCACATGCGTCTTACTACCACAAAGCCAATGACCAG CTGCAGGTCGGGGTCGAGTTTGAGGCCAGCACACGGATGCAGGACACAAGTGTGTCGTTTGGTTATCAGTTGGATCTACCTAAAGCAAACTTGCTGTTTAAAG GTTCTCTAGATAGCAACTGGGTGGTGGGAGCAACGCTGGAAAAGAAGCTGCTACCCCTTCCTCTATCGTTAGCTTTAGGCGCCTTCCTTAACCACCGCAAGAACAAGTTTCAGTGTGGCTTTGGTGTCACCATCGGATAG
- the LOC127452878 gene encoding mitochondrial import receptor subunit TOM40 homolog isoform X2 yields the protein MGSVLAASSPNPPPASGGGSAAGGPGLVMVPPGFTMPPVSPVPPSSGTQSGEDTEASLPNPGTFEECHRKCKELFPIQMEGVRLVVNKGLSNHFQVSHTVTLSTLGDSGYRFGATYVGSKQTGPAESFPVMVGDMDNTGSLNAQVIHQLTSRVRSKVAMQTQQHKFVNWQCDAEYRGDDFTAAVTIGNPDVLVGSGILVAHFLQSLSPALVLGGELVYHRRPGEEGTVTSLVGRYTGSNYIATLTVGGAGAHASYYHKANDQLQVGVEFEASTRMQDTSVSFGYQLDLPKANLLFKGSLDSNWVVGATLEKKLLPLPLSLALGAFLNHRKNKFQCGFGVTIG from the exons ATGGGCAGTGTGTTGGCTGCCAGCTCCCCAAACCCACCCCCAGCCTCAGGGGGTGGCAGTGCCGCAGGGGGGCCAGGTCTAGTGATGGTACCTCCAGGTTTCACCATGCCCCCAGTGTCTCCAGTCCCACCCTCCTCAGGCACACAGTCTGGGGAAGACACAGAGGCCTCTCTCCCTAACCCTGGCACATTTGAGGAGTGTCATCGAAAATGCAAAG AGTTATTCCCTATACAGATGGAGGGGGTACGCTTGGTTGTCAACAAGGGCTTGAGTAATCACTTCCAG GTTAGTCACACAGTTACTTTAAGCACACTGGGGGACTCGGGTTACAGATTTGGAGCCACATATGTGGGCAGCAAGCAAACAGGTCCTGCAGAG TCTTTCCCAGTCATGGTTGGTGACATGGACAATACAGGCAGTCTCAATGCACAGGTCATCCATCAGCTTACCAGCCGTGTACGCTCTAAAGTGGCCATGCAG ACGCAGCAACACAAGTTTGTAAACTGGCAGTGTGATGCAGAGTACCGTGGAGATGACTTTACTGCTGCTGTTACCATTGGCAACCCAGATGTTCTTGTTGGATCTG GTATCCTTGTGGCACACTTCCTCCAGTCCTTGTCTCCTGCTTTGGTACTGGGGGGTGAGCTGGTCTATCACAGGAGACCAGGAGAGGAGGGCACGGTCACATCATTAGTGGGTAGATACACGG GTAGTAATTACATTGCAACATTGACTGTTGGAGGAGCTGGTGCACATGCGTCTTACTACCACAAAGCCAATGACCAG CTGCAGGTCGGGGTCGAGTTTGAGGCCAGCACACGGATGCAGGACACAAGTGTGTCGTTTGGTTATCAGTTGGATCTACCTAAAGCAAACTTGCTGTTTAAAG GTTCTCTAGATAGCAACTGGGTGGTGGGAGCAACGCTGGAAAAGAAGCTGCTACCCCTTCCTCTATCGTTAGCTTTAGGCGCCTTCCTTAACCACCGCAAGAACAAGTTTCAGTGTGGCTTTGGTGTCACCATCGGATAG